The Candidatus Cloacimonadota bacterium genome contains the following window.
GAGAGAGGCTTGCCCAAATCATCCCGTCCGTCCCATACAAGTGTGGTTTGTCCGCGTGGGAAAACACCATCTGCCAGAGTTTTAACCTTTTGCCCCCTGCTGTTATAAATCATCAGACACGCGTTTTGCTCGGCGGGAAGAGAAAAACTGATGCGGGTATCGGGGTTAAAAGGGTTGGGATGGTTTTGCATAAGTTCAAAAACCGCAACGGGTTCCACTTCTTCCTGAATCGCGCTGCCAGAGGGCAGGTTCAGCATTCCGGGATGCCCATTTACGGTGTAATGCAGTTCGATTTCCTGAGGAGGAGCCAGATAAACGATGTTGAAAACGGGGCCTTTTGCCTCAGCGCTGCCAGCCCAGGCAAACTTCTGTGCATAGGAGTTATAAACCATAAAATCATCTTCCAATCCGTTTACCGAGATTTCAAGAAAAGGGAAAGAAAGAGTGGGAAGAAGTTGCCAATCGATGCAGTAAATTGATTCTTCTGGAATACCTTTGATTACGGTCACTTCATAATCTCCCTGAGTCTCATGTTCAACTGTGAGAGTAACTTCAGGAAGCTGCAGCTCTTCCCCACCCTGAGCCGGGAATCGGAAAAGCGGATCGCGCAGATACTTATGAACCAAAAAAGCGTCCATGGAATCGAGGCTGTCGTTTAAATCCACATCAGCCGCAGCAAAACGCTGAGGGGACCAAGGAATTGGATCAATTTCGGGGATGGGATCAAAATCAACACAATGCTGGAGGATAATGTTCGCGTCTTGGGAATTGACTATCCTGTTTCCATCAACGTCTCCATGCACAATCAAATCCGAGTCAATACCCGAAACCGTGATCTCGTTCAGATAGATGCCATCAGCATTCACATACCAATCCGACTGCAGCACAAAGCGGAGATAAATGCTTTCCCCCGCAAATTGTTCCAGAGTGAAACTGAAAGGCTGCCATTGCAAATTTGTGCCCGTAAAACTATGCAGGGTAAGCCAGTTGGATGTACTGGTGGACGCCTGAACGTGTACGAAGTCGTAGCCCTCTTCCAAATCCCAGGCAGCATTGAATGAAAGAGTCGGTTCTGCCATATTTTGCAGTGAGATAGGATTAGCTGTATGAAGTGTTCTGGTAACATTATTACCATAATTCCCTGAGGGAGAATCTGTTATGGCTGGCAAACCCTGATATGTTACCGCGCCCCAAGGTCCGGAGGCGACCCAGTTTGTGATGTCTTCACAAGCATCCTGGAAAGCCACCTCAGGTTCAAGATAAATAAAAACGAGGCGATTGTCATTTTGCACAAGGAGGAAATCCTTTGAAAACAGCGTTTCAGTTCCGGCTTTTACGCTGAGTTCATATTGTCCCTCAAAGATATCGTGGATTTCAAAGCATCCCTGCGCGTCCAGGGTCGCGTTTGTGGGCGGCTGGGTGTTCAGGTTGATATTCAGACCGGGAATTGGATTGCCTTCAGAGTCCCGCACCTGGGCAAAAAGATTGGTGACCTGGGCTTGCGAAAGCACAAAATCGTGTTCCAATGAGCCTGAGGCAGGAATCGTCAGGGTTTCTGTCCGAGGCAGATATCCCGGCGCGGAAGCTGTCACTTCATAACTTCCGGGCAAAAGCATTCTGTGATAATCTCCCGCGTTGGAATCGGTGTGCACCAGTTTGTAGTTGTCCAAAATGCTGATCTCTGCTGCGAGAGGGGCCCCTTCCTCAGAATGCACAGTTCCATGCAGGCCGCGATGCACAAATTCCATATATGAAAGCATGGATTCACGGTTTTGATTCCAAAAAGTGGGCAGTTGAGATGCCGATGGCCATTTATTATTTCCAATTTCCATGGTGATGTCCATGCCATCGGTGTAGCCGTAAGTCCAATCCTGCAACGAGCCTGTAATCACATACCAGTCTGCACCATTGGTGATTCCCTGAGAAAATTCGCTGTTGTTATACATGGCGGAATTGTTGCTTGCATAAGTCAGCGCGGCTTGGATGAGCAAATCGTTGTCCGGAGTCAGGCTATGGCTGTAATCCCAAGGATAGTTCGCCACCAGCGCTCCGCCGTGGAAATTTGCCGAAAGAACGAAATTCCTGCCTTGCAAAAAATCCATCATGGCGATGTTTTCCGGCGCCCAGGCATAGCCATCCGGGTGTTGGTTTATCCCGAAAGGCATGGGAAAATTGCGGTTAAGATCAATACCCTGGGCGTTGTAACGCTGTCCCAAAACATATCCATCCGGATTAAACATCGGGCAAATCCAAATCTCGGTGTTGTCCACCAAGTTTGTGATGCGTGGGTCGTTGCCATAATCCTCAGTGAGCAATTTTATCAGACGGATGCACATATCGTAGCCAACCGGCTCGTCACCATGAATGGAAGAGATATACAGAAATTCAGGTTCCGCTTCGTCAAGTTGCGGATTATCAGTGATTTTCAGAAAATACAGTGGTCTTCCCTGCACCGATGTGCCGATCTGATGAAGCTGACAGATGTTGGAATATTGATCAGCGGTGTCCTGCATGAACTGTT
Protein-coding sequences here:
- a CDS encoding T9SS type A sorting domain-containing protein, which translates into the protein MKKSFILAMLCFVVSLLSAFPARIDSWNIDQDLKILNQLKISVDNVSRSNGSIIVYLRDEMEFTRLLDHGFRIEKLPDLARQNALELHQDRSLYPSRDAYYTITQYQQFMQDTADQYSNICQLHQIGTSVQGRPLYFLKITDNPQLDEAEPEFLYISSIHGDEPVGYDMCIRLIKLLTEDYGNDPRITNLVDNTEIWICPMFNPDGYVLGQRYNAQGIDLNRNFPMPFGINQHPDGYAWAPENIAMMDFLQGRNFVLSANFHGGALVANYPWDYSHSLTPDNDLLIQAALTYASNNSAMYNNSEFSQGITNGADWYVITGSLQDWTYGYTDGMDITMEIGNNKWPSASQLPTFWNQNRESMLSYMEFVHRGLHGTVHSEEGAPLAAEISILDNYKLVHTDSNAGDYHRMLLPGSYEVTASAPGYLPRTETLTIPASGSLEHDFVLSQAQVTNLFAQVRDSEGNPIPGLNINLNTQPPTNATLDAQGCFEIHDIFEGQYELSVKAGTETLFSKDFLLVQNDNRLVFIYLEPEVAFQDACEDITNWVASGPWGAVTYQGLPAITDSPSGNYGNNVTRTLHTANPISLQNMAEPTLSFNAAWDLEEGYDFVHVQASTSTSNWLTLHSFTGTNLQWQPFSFTLEQFAGESIYLRFVLQSDWYVNADGIYLNEITVSGIDSDLIVHGDVDGNRIVNSQDANIILQHCVDFDPIPEIDPIPWSPQRFAAADVDLNDSLDSMDAFLVHKYLRDPLFRFPAQGGEELQLPEVTLTVEHETQGDYEVTVIKGIPEESIYCIDWQLLPTLSFPFLEISVNGLEDDFMVYNSYAQKFAWAGSAEAKGPVFNIVYLAPPQEIELHYTVNGHPGMLNLPSGSAIQEEVEPVAVFELMQNHPNPFNPDTRISFSLPAEQNACLMIYNSRGQKVKTLADGVFPRGQTTLVWDGRDDLGKPLSSGIYFYTLQSGAESQKRKMILLK